One stretch of Filifactor alocis ATCC 35896 DNA includes these proteins:
- a CDS encoding NCS2 family permease: MENFFEKSFHLKEHNTNTKTELVAGFTTFMTMAYILAINPSILSEAGMDAGAVFTATAIASFVGTAIMAFYANYPFALAPGMGLNAFFAYSVVLGKGHSWQFALTAVFIEGLIFILLTFTNVREAIVNGIPKTVKQAISVGIGLFIAFIGLRGANIVVPGEGIPLDLGDITSPEAIVCFVGLTVTAVLLVKQVRGAILLGILISTVVGIFFGVTQLPAGAPISAPPSIKPVFMQLEWTNILSADMVIIMITFLFVDMFDTIGTLVGVSTKAGLVDENGNLPHVKKALFADAIGTTFGALLGTSTVTTYVESASGVAEGGRTGLTALTTGVLFLVALLLSPIFLMIPSAATAPALITVGLFMMSPIKEIDLDDFTEAVPAFLTILLMPLAYSIAQGIVFGIISYALLKLLTGRYKEASPILYILAFLFILKIAFHV, from the coding sequence ATGGAAAACTTTTTTGAAAAATCCTTTCATCTAAAGGAACATAACACCAACACAAAAACAGAGTTGGTTGCCGGTTTTACCACCTTTATGACAATGGCATATATTTTGGCAATCAATCCGAGCATCTTATCAGAAGCCGGAATGGATGCAGGTGCAGTATTTACCGCAACCGCGATTGCTTCTTTTGTCGGAACGGCAATCATGGCATTTTACGCAAACTATCCTTTCGCACTTGCACCCGGAATGGGACTCAACGCATTCTTTGCCTATTCCGTTGTTTTGGGAAAGGGACATAGTTGGCAATTTGCTTTAACAGCCGTATTTATCGAAGGACTTATTTTCATTTTATTAACTTTCACGAATGTTCGTGAAGCGATTGTAAACGGAATCCCAAAAACCGTAAAACAAGCCATCTCTGTCGGAATCGGTCTGTTTATCGCATTTATCGGATTAAGAGGTGCCAATATTGTTGTTCCCGGAGAGGGAATTCCGTTGGACTTAGGAGATATCACTTCTCCTGAAGCGATTGTTTGTTTCGTCGGACTTACCGTTACTGCCGTACTTCTTGTGAAACAAGTTCGCGGTGCGATTTTACTCGGTATCCTTATCAGTACCGTTGTAGGTATTTTCTTCGGAGTAACTCAATTACCGGCAGGAGCGCCCATTTCAGCACCGCCTTCTATCAAACCGGTGTTTATGCAATTGGAATGGACCAATATTCTATCTGCAGATATGGTAATTATTATGATTACTTTTCTCTTTGTCGATATGTTTGACACAATCGGAACATTGGTCGGTGTTTCCACCAAAGCGGGATTGGTAGACGAAAACGGAAACCTTCCTCATGTAAAAAAAGCCTTGTTTGCCGATGCAATCGGTACCACATTCGGCGCTTTGCTCGGTACCTCTACCGTAACAACTTATGTAGAGAGTGCATCCGGAGTTGCAGAAGGCGGAAGAACAGGACTTACTGCATTGACAACAGGCGTACTGTTCTTAGTTGCATTGTTGCTGTCTCCGATTTTCTTAATGATTCCGTCAGCTGCAACAGCACCGGCGCTTATCACAGTCGGACTTTTTATGATGAGTCCAATCAAAGAGATTGATTTAGATGACTTTACAGAAGCAGTTCCTGCATTCCTAACCATCTTGTTGATGCCGCTTGCTTATTCCATCGCACAAGGAATCGTATTCGGAATCATTTCATACGCATTACTGAAACTGTTGACAGGTCGCTACAAAGAAGCATCCCCAATCCTATACATCCTTGCATTTTTATTCATCCTGAAAATTGCATTCCATGTATAG